A stretch of Henckelia pumila isolate YLH828 chromosome 4, ASM3356847v2, whole genome shotgun sequence DNA encodes these proteins:
- the LOC140863440 gene encoding uncharacterized protein, translated as MPPATTIKKTCQLNSHFSPSSALQNSEMAHGLLSQAVCNPFCLKGKENWLGHFAVRKKPFYLNLSSASKFSAKALYSINSKAIEIPKQWYNLTADLPVKPPPYLHPKTFEPVKPEDLLPLFPEELIKQEATNDRFIDIPEEVLDVYRLWRPTPLIRAKRFEKLLDTPARIYYKYEGVSPAGSHKANTAVPQVWYNAQQGVKNVVTETGAGQWGSSIAFACALFGLNCEVWQVRTSYDQKPYRKLMMETWGAKVHPSPSGLTKSGQSILEKDPSSPGSLGIAISEAVEIAATNADTKYCLGSVLNHVLLHQTVIGEECIKQLEAFGETPDVIIGCTGGGSNFAGLVFPFIREKLAGKIDPIIRAVEPEACPSLTKGVYAYDYGDTAGMTPLMKMHTLGHDFVPDPIHAGGLRYHGMAPLVSHVHELGFMEVTSIPQTECFEGAIKFARSEGLIAAPEPAHAIAATIREALRCRDTGESKVIVMAMCGHGHFDLTSYEKYLHGSLVDLSFSEDKMQASLASIPHPVLK; from the exons ATGCCGCCTGCCactacaataaaaaaaacttgcCAACTAAATTCCCATTTCTCACCTTCATCAGCACTTCAAAACTCGGAAATGGCACACGGTCTACTTTCTCAGGCTGTCTGCAACCCATTTTGCCTTAAAG GGAAAGAGAATTGGCTGGGGCATTTTGCAGTGAGGAAAAAGCCATTTTACTTGAACCTTTCATCTGCTTCCAAATTCAGCGCCAAAGCATTGTATTCGATCAACTCGAAGGCAATCGAAATTCCCAAACAGTGGTACAATCTAACAGCAGATCTGCCGGTAAAGCCGCCACCTTATCTGCATCCGAAAACTTTCGAACCGGTGAAACCCGAGGACTTGTTGCCTTTATTCCCAGAAGAATTAATCAAACAAGAGGCCACAAATGACCGGTTTATAGACATCCCGGAAGAAGTTTTAGATGTTTATAGGCTTTGGCGTCCAACACCTTTGATCAG AGCCAAGAGATTCGAAAAACTACTCGATACACCTGCAAGAATCTACTACAAATACGAAGGCGTTAGCCCTGCTGGTTCGCATAAAGCTAACACAGCCGTCCCTCAAGTTTGGTACAATGCGCAACAAGGCGTCAAGAATGTGGTTACTGAGACTGGAGCTGGACAATGGGGGAGTTCTATTGCTTTTGCTTGCGCCTTATTTGGTCTTAATTGTGAA GTGTGGCAAGTCCGCACGTCTTATGATCAAAAACCATATCGCAAACTGATGATGGAAACTTGGGGTGCCAAGGTTCATCCTTCACCTTCCGGCCTCACGAAATCGGGTCAGAGCATACTCGAAAAGGATCCCTCGAGCCCCGGGAGTTTAGGAATAGCAATCTCTGAGGCAGTGGAGATTGCTGCTACAAATGCTGACACAAAATACTGCTTAGGCAGTGTACTCAATCACGTTCTTCTTCATCAAACTGTTATAGGCGAAGAGTGCATCAAACAGCTCGAGGCTTTCGGGGAGACACCGGATGTGATTATTGGTTGCACAGGGGGTGGATCAAACTTTGCAGGGCTTGTTTTTCCATTCATTCGGGAGAAACTTGCTGGGAAGATTGATCCTATTATCAGAGCAGTTGAACCAGAAGCCTGCCCCTCATTGACGAAAGGCGTGTATGCTTATGATTATGGTGATACGGCTGGGATGACTCCTTTGATGAAGATGCACACACTTGGGCACGATTTTGTACCCGACCCGATTCATGCTGGGGGTCTTCGGTACCATGGCATGGCTCCATTGGTTTCGCATGTGCACGAGTTGGGTTTTATGGAAGTAACTTCAATACCTCAGACTGAATGTTTTGAAG GTGCCATAAAGTTTGCTAGGAGTGAGGGGTTGATAGCAGCACCAGAACCAGCTCACGCCATAGCGGCGACCATAAGAGAAGCTCTACGGTGCAGAGACACGGGCGAATCCAAAGTCATTGTCATGGCGATGTGTGGACATGGTCATTTCGATTTAACATCTTATGAAAAGTATCTGCATGGATCTCTCGTCGATTTATCGTTTTCGGAGGACAAAATGCAAGCATCATTGGCTAGTATTCCTCACCCAGTTCTTAAATGA
- the LOC140863441 gene encoding 2-oxoglutarate-dependent dioxygenase DAO-like produces the protein MAAPVPVIDIQDFPAQLSKLIEACAEWGCFRIVNFDGILPGSLMSEMKAVVKSLLELPQEIKRRNVDVIAGSGYMAPSKINPLYEALGLYDTGNTEAVDSFCSMLDASPHQRAVVLKYAKAVNELMMYIGQKMGEGLVLSGISFEKWICQFRINKYNFSPETVGSPGVQIHTDSSFLTILQDDEIIGGLEVKKRSGTFVAIDPWPGTLLVNLGDIAAVWSNGRFLNVEHRVMCKEAGLRFSIASFRLGPEETMVETPPELVDSVHPRMYNPFMYQDYREFRMSNKFHSGEALGHLRIES, from the exons ATGGCGGCACCTGTACCGGTGATCGATATCCAAGATTTCCCGGCCCAGTTATCCAAGCTCATAGAGGCGTGCGCAGAATGGGGATGCTTCAGAATCGTGAATTTCGACGGGATTCTGCCGGGATCTCTGATGTCGGAGATGAAGGCGGTGGTGAAATCACTTCTGGAATTGCCGCAGGAAATCAAGAGGAGGAACGTGGACGTGATCGCCGGGAGCGGGTACATGGCTCCTTCGAAAATCAATCCCCTTTACGAAGCTTTAGGTCTTTATGACACGGGGAACACTGAAGCCGTCGATTCCTTCTGTTCCATGTTGGATGCATCTCCCCATCAGAG GGCTGTTGTTCTGAAATATGCTAAAGCTGTGAATGAACTCATGATGTACATTGGGCAAAAAATGGGAGAAGGGCTGGTGCTGAGTGGAATTTCCTTCGAAAAGTGGATTTGCCAGTTCAGGATCAATAAATACAACTTCTCCCCGGAAACCGTGGGTTCGCCTGGAGTACAAATACACACGGATTCTAGCTTTCTAACTATTCTGCAGGATGATGAGATAATTGGTGGCCTTGAGGTAAAGAAAAGGTCTGGTACTTTTGTGGCGATCGACCCCTGGCCGGGAACGCTTCTTGTTAATCTTGGAGATATTGCAGCT GTGTGGAGTAACGGACGATTCTTGAATGTGGAACACCGGGTGATGTGCAAGGAAGCTGGCTTAAGATTCTCGATCGCTTCGTTTCGTTTAGGGCCCGAGGAGACAATGGTGGAAACACCACCAGAACTCGTAGATTCGGTGCATCCTCGTATGTACAATCCTTTCATGTATCAGGATTACAGAGAATTTCGGATGTCCAATAAGTTTCACAGCGGCGAAGCTCTGGGCCATTTACGCATCGAGTCGTGA